Genomic DNA from Niabella ginsenosidivorans:
ATACCTACTACTACGCTCATCTGGGCTGCCGGTGTAACCGCCAGAGCTTTTGAGGGTATCCCGGCGGAAGCCTACGGGCGCGGAAAACGAATAACAGTGGATGCATTCAATAAGATCAACGGCTACTCCAATATTTATGCACTGGGAGACACCTGTTTTCAAACAACCGACCCGCCATTTCCCAACGGGCATCCCCAACTGGCGCAGGTAGCCATCCAACAGGCAAAGAATCTGGGCAGGAACCTGGTGCGCCCCGTTGAATCCTGGACGCCCTTCCGGTATAATGATAAAGGAACCATGGCCATTATCGGGCGCAATAAGGCCGTTGCGGATCTTCAGAAACCCAAGCTGCATTTTAACGGGTTTATTGCCTGGATGATCTGGTTATTTATACATGTAATGTCCCTGTTAAATTTCCGCAATCGTTTAAGAACATTATACAACTGGGTAGGTGCTTATTTTACAATGGACCAGTATTTCCGCATGATCATAAAAGCAGAAGACCGCAAGCCGTCAAAAAACGGGTAAGCCATCATCATACCCCATAGATTTGGTATCTTTGGAAAAATCCATTTCCTTGGTTGCTGCTACTATTACAGACGTTGTGTCCCTGCTGGACCAGATCATTGCCAACTGCATCCTAAAAGCTTCCCGCACCGGTTATTTTGCGGCGCTTTACCGTAAAATGACGATAGGCGTGCAGGAAGGCATCGGCAACGGGGTCTTTGATGACGGTTCCCGCATGGAAACACTGGATGTGGTTTTTGCCAATCGTTACCTGGCGGCTTATAACCAATTTACAAACGGGGAAATGCCCTGCAAATGCTGGAAAACCGCATTTGAAGCGGCCGTTTCCGATGATCTCATCGTTTTACAGCACCTGCTGCTGGGAATGAACGCGCATATTAACTTAGACCTGGCTATTGCCGCGGCGCAGATCAGCACGCCTGAAACCATCGGATCGCTTTATAATGATTACCTGAAAATCAATACCATTATTGCCGGTTTTTTTAAATCGGTTCAATCCGATCTTTCAAAGATCGCATTCCCCATGCGTTTTATTGAGCTGGTAGATCCCGAACAGACCAATGCCGTACTAAATTTCAGCATTTCGAAAGCCCGGGAGGCTGCCTGGGCCAATGCTTTGCTGTTTTGCGAAGCTGGAAACGCAAATGAAACACCCCTCATCAACACCTGTGACAACGTGGTAGACAGCGTGGCGCAAAAAATTCTGCAACCAGGCGCAGCAGCGTCTGTACTGACCAACCTGGTGCTTCGCACGGAACAAAAGGACGTGGCCCAAAACATTGCTTTTCTTAACCAGGATTAACATCAGGAGCGGCAATAAGGGATGAGTTCAGTAAAAATAACAGGCATTGTTGCTGCCGGCAACAAGAACTTTCGTATTTTAAACCATGATCGAAAACAGCCTTTTGCTTATCCTGGCAATGTTATTTGTAATTACAATGCTCACAATGCTGAGCAGCAAATTACGCATACCTTATCCCATTTTTCTGGTCATTGCCGGGCTGGCCATCAGCCTTTTGCCGGGAATGCCCCGTATAAGAATCAACCCGGAGCTGATCTTCCTGATCTTTTTGCCCCCGATCCTCTTTTCCGCCGCATGGCAAATACCCTGGGCTGATTTCTGGGGAATGCGATCATCCGTTGCCACATTAGGATTTGGCCTGGTATTTTTTACAGCATTACTCATTGCTTATTTATCCCATGTCCTCATTCCGGGGTTTGATCTTGCCCTTGGATTTGTGTTGGGGGGCATCATTTCCCCGCCGGATGCGGTAGCTGCCACATCTGTACTTAACAAACTAAAAGTGCCTAAAAGCGTTGTACACCTGCTGGAGGGGGAAAGCCTTGTAAATGACGCATCCAGCCTTATTGTTTTCCATTTTGCACTGGCTGCGGTGCTTACACATACTTTCAGTTTCTGGGATGCAACCCGGTCTTTTTTCCTGGTATCCTGCATGGGCATTGTCATCGGGCTGGCTATTGCTTTTATCGTTTCCATTATTCATAAATATTTTCCGACCACGCCGGTCATAGATGCGGCGCTTACGCTGGTAGCCCCTTATGTAATGTACCTGGCAGCGGAAAATCTGCATTTTTCAGGGGTGCTTGCAGTGGTTGTCGGCGGGCTCTTTCTGAGCTACCATGCGCATGACACGTTAACCTATGCATCCCGGCTGAATCTTGCCGGTATCTGGAACACCATCGGATTTCTCCTGAACGGGTTCATTTTCGTTCTTATAGGGTTACAGATGCCCTATATTATCAGCAATTTTACACATAATACGGTAAAAGAAGCCCTGTATTATGGGCTGATCATCAGCGCCGCTGTAATAGTGATCCGTATTGTATGGGTTTATACTATTACTTATTTAAGAGAAAAGCTTACCCCAAAAAATACATCGCACTATTATATACCCACTGCCAAAGAAAAATTTTTGATCGCCTGGTGTGGCATGAGAGGCGTGGTATCATTAGCAGCTGCCTTATCCATCCCTTTTTATTTAACGGGCAAAACAGAATTTCCTTACCGGAACCTGATCCTGTTTATAACATTTGTGGTCATCCTTATTACGCTGGTGGTTCAGGGATTAACCATTACACCTATTATCCGGTTGCTGAAAATTGAGGACAGCAACAGTGCCATAAGAAGAAAGGAAGAGGAGCAGCTAAAGCTGCAGTTGGCACAGGCCTGCTTACAATACATTGATTCCAATTACGCCCATGAGCTCAAAGAGAATGAACCGTTCAGGATCCTGCGCAATCGCTACAGCCGCATGATTGAGGTGGCTCAAAGCAAACTGCACGGTCAAACAGACGGCGCAGGTGCTACAGCTGAGGATAAAAAGCAGGAGCGCTTCCAGTACCTCCTGCTGGAGCTGGTAGATATACGGCGCGGGGAGCTGGTATCCTACAGGATCAATGGCGACTTTGATGAAGAGCTGATCAAGGAAAAGGAGTATGAGCTGGACCTGGAAGAAGCAAGGCTCAGAAGCAATACGCTTTAGCTTTCAAAGGAATTCATCATAATTTTTGTAAAGCCATTCTGATGAAATAGAATAGCTTTGCACCATGGCGATAAGAATTTTTATTACAGGAGGTACATTTGACAAAGAGTATAATATGCTGAACGGTGAACTGTATTTTAAGGATACGCACCTGCATGAACTGCTTGAAAAAGGGCGCAACACCGTACCTGTTGAGATCCGGACACTGATGATGGTTGATAGTCTTGAAATGACAGAGGAAGACAGGGAACTGATCGCTTACCAGTGTGAGCAAAGTGAGGAAGACCAGATCGTGATCACACATGGTACAGATACCATGTCTGTAACTGCACAACTGATTGCACAACGCGTAAAAAATAAAACCATAGTGCTTACAGGTGCCATGATCCCCATTAAATTTGGCAGCTCTGACGGGCTGTTTAACCTGGGCAGCGCCATTGCTTTTGTACAATCCCTGCCCCACGGCGTTTACGTAGCCATGAACGGGCGCTACTTTCCCGCCAATCATGTTCGCAAGAACCGGGAAACCGGGATATTTGAAGCGGTATAAAATCAAAAAAAATGATCAGAGTTTTTTCAACCCTGGCAGGGTTGCTGTTAATGGCCGTAGTATACGCTCAGCCATCCCGGGTAGAATATGTGGTACTGATCGGATGTGGCGGGTTTGGGGCTTATGCTTTACCAAATGCCGGCATGCCCCGTTTAAAAACTCTGATGCAGGAAGGAGCCTGGTCCTTAAAAGCACGTTCAGTGCTGCCTTCTTCCAGTGCTGTTAACTGGGCTTCCCTGTTAATGGGTGCCGGGCCTACAGTACACGGATATACTGGAACAGTGCCATTCCCGAAATACCTTCCGCAGATACCAGCCGGTATGGGTTATTCCCCTCTGTTTTCAGCATTTTAAAAGAGCAAAAGCCGGATGCTTTATCCGCGCTTGTTTATAGCTGGCCGGGTATTGGCCCGCTTGTGGAAAAAGCGGTTACCACTATCCGGGTGGCAGGCAATGATAATGACGATTTTTGTGCGGATACTGCTGCCACTGTTATCCGGTCCAAAAAACCGGTGCTTACCTTCATTCATCTTGATCAGCCCGATGGCGTAGGGCATGCCATTGGTCATCGCACACCGGAATATTATGCAGAGCTGAAACGGGTAGATACGCGCATCGGCAAAATTGCAGACGCTGTAAAAGACGCCGGTATAGCAGCGGAAACAATCATTATTGTAACAGCAGATCATGGGGGCAAAGGCAAGGGGCATGGAGGCAAATCGCTTGATGAAGTGCAGATACCCTGAATCATTTACGGGCCCGGGGTCAAAAAGGGATATCAGTTAACGAATACCATTATCACTTATGATACGGCGGCAACAATAGCGTGGCTGTTAAAACTGAAAGCACCTCAAAGCTGGAGGGGCCGGCCCGTTAAAGAAGCATTCCGCTAATTATGATGCCATGGTACTTTGCTCTTGGGCACGTTCTGGTCCCGGTCCGTACAAGACCAGCAATGAATACATACCAGCATAAAAACGGCCGTCTTTTTAAACGGCCGTTGTCTTTTTAGTAAATAGGATTTTTATTTCTGTTGCGCCCACCATAAAGGAGTTAAAACAGCATCAGCACCACCCAAAGCAGTAACAGCCTGGTTATAACCATTAATGTTACTGTTTTGCAGGCTTGAAGGATATTTCATTCTCTGCGGGAAAAATTTTATACTGCTTGTTGTGTAATTAGATGCAGTTAAATCCGGCAAAGTGGTTATAGGACTTTCAAGCACTACATTTTCAAAAAACGGCAGCCCCAATCTTCTGTGATCACTCCAGGTTTCAAGCGGTAACCAGGGGGTCTGTGCTATAAATTTTTGTGTAATAATTTTTGTAAGCTGGTCGTTTCTGACAGCACCTCCTTTATATAAGCTATTAACGGGATAGTTTATATTAACTGTTCCTGCTGTACCGCTAATACCATCCACATAGTTCATGGTGCGGGATCCGCCGGGCTCGGCAGTATGACTCCAGCTCACCGATGTGCCTGCTCTGTTATAATCTGTTGAGGTAAGGTATGCTGAAAGGTAGCTGGAAACGCCCCAGTATTCGAAACTGCTCGAGATTCCCTTTTCATAAGCGGTTTTCCCATCCACGGGAGTAGACCAGCCACGAACAGCACCTTCAGCCAGCAGAAAATAGGTTTCCCAGGGAGCAAAGAAAACGCGTTTGGCATTTTGGGTCCTGAACTGATTTTTCAGACTGGGAACTTTACCATTAGAGTTGCCTATACTTACAAAAGGATTAATTGCATTTACAACACCTCCCTTTGCGCCCCAGTTTCCATCAGGAATAGGATTCCAGGTAAATTTTGCGTCCATTCCCTTTACTTTTTTCCCACTCAAATCTTTAAGAGTATCAACGGTGCCGGCATCAACGGCACCGCAGGTGCCGCTTGGAAAAGAGGCATCAGAACTGTTCCCGGGCATATAAAAGATCTGGTAGGCACGCGGATCTATTGTATAGGGTAAGCCATCGAGCCAATAGGCTGATGTAGGGTTGTTTGTTTTTGTAGTAAGCTGTACAGGATAATATTGCCCTACATAATTGGCTGGTTTAATATTAGCAATAGCCTGAGCGCGTTTCGTAGCATCAGTTACAATATTCGGAAGCTGATCTTCTGACTTAATACCTCCCAGATTTTTAACCAGGTTGTCAAAGGTTACTCCCTCAGGTAAAAGGTACCAACAGCGGGTATATACACCGGAAAGATCATCCCATCCTGATTTCTCCTGCACCTGAAAGATCTGGGTATTATCTGTAAGCAGGGCACCTTTAGCAGCATCCTCAAATTCTGCCTTTGCTTTTGCAGGATCTACTTCTGATAACCGCATGGATAACCGCAGGCGCAGAGAGTTGGCATAAGCCTGCCATTTTGAAAAATCAAACGCATAAACAGGGTCATTCGCCTTAACATCGCTGGGCACCTCTACTGTAATATCCAGCTTGGAACTTGCATCTTTTAGCTCGTCCAGCATATAATAGTAAACTGATTTCACATCTTTAAAGTCCGGATTCACTCCTTGGAAACCCTCTATAGGCATCGGACCAAAGGAGTCGCTCATTTCACTCAGCAAATAGGCACGCCATATACGGGCAATCTGTAAAAGGTTACTGGTATAAAGTTTTCCTGTATTGTTATCAAGCTGTTGATTGGCTACATCAATAGCACTATTTGCATAATTTAAAGCACTGGACTGGTTATTATAGTAATTGGTCAGCCACCCGTCGTTATATCCTGCCTGCGAAAAAGTAGCACCATCCGCATCACCGATCTGGTGGCCAGCCGCCTGCCAGTATAAGATAAACCCTCTTTCCGAAACATCCGGATTTTGCTGCGCGTGCACAATAGAGTAGTCAATAAAATACTCCACCTGAACCTGGTCAGTATTTGCGGCAACGGGATTTGTATTAATTTCTTCAAACTTTTTACAGGATGCAGCCAGCAGCGTCACTGTTGTAAGTATTGCCGTTTTTTTTATTATTTGCTTCATTTCTTTCAGATTAAATAGTTAAATATTAGAACCCTAAAGTAAAATTGATAAAGAAGGTTCTTGATGTAGGAGCGCTCCCGTTTTCAAACCCTACAGCGGGTGTTCCTGTAGCGTATACTGATTCAGGGTCAATACCATGCATATGACTGGAAATTAACCACACATTATTACAGGACACCGAAACCGCCGCTCTTTGAATAAAGCTACCGGAAAGCATTTTTTTAGGAAAGTTATAGCTCAGCTGAATGTTTCTGATGCGGATGTTGGATGCATCGTACAGATTCGCCTCTGTTATTCCGATATTTCCTTCTCCTGCCATCGCACCCCAATACTGCTGGGCAGAAACTTTTTTCGTATTAGGTTCGTACTCATTAGTCGTTTTGTTCAGAATAACACCATTTACGATCACAGAATCCCTGGAACCATTTACAACCGTCATTCCAGCAGTTCCGCTTCTTTCCATAGCAGCAAGAGTCCCTGAGAATATTTTCCCGCCAAAGCGCGCATCCACCTGGAAGGATAATCCGAAATTTTTATACGCAAAAGAGTTGGTAACGCCCAGTAATCCTGATGCCTGCTGGTTACCCAACCGAACCCTGTCGCCATCATTCGCTACTTGTGGTAAACCTTCCGAGCTTAACAATAACTGTCCATAACTGGAACTGGTGTTATCAGTTACCCTTGCAAACTGGGTTCCGTAAATTTCACCGTACTTTTGCCCTTCTACTGCCAGTATCTGGATATCATCAAAGGAACCTCCCGGAAGCTGGTACTTGGGAACACCCGGATAAATTGATTTCACCACGTTGTTATTGTGGGAATAGTTTACAGATATGTTCCAGTTCAGCGAATTTTGATGTGTGAGAATTTTTGCATCCGCGATCAATTCAACGCCTGCATTCTGAACATTCCCTGCATTTATTTTTCTATAGTTATACCCGCTCAACGGATCCATTGGCAGATCAATCAGCTGGTTGGTCGTATTTGTTTTATAGAAGGACAGATCTATGCCAAAACGGCTCTGAAAAAAACGCATTTCCAGACCAGCTTCAAGCGATTTCATCAACTGCGCCTTAACGCTGTCATTGAACAAGGTAGTATTTCTCCAGGCTATCGTATTGCTGTTTGGATCATTTCCTATAAAATAGGTATTATACAGCTGGTATGGATCCAGGTCGCTACCTGCCTGCGCATAAGTACCTCTCAGCTTGGCAAAGCTCAACCATCCGGGAAGAGCCCCCCCGTTCCTGGTGATCATATCTGTGATAACATAAGACAGGCCTACAGATGGATAGAAGAAAGATCTGTTGAGTTTACTTAAGGTGGAGGACCAATCGTTTCTGAACGTTCCGTTCAAAAACAAGTATCCGTCGTAGTTCAGCTCAACCGATCCATAGGCTGAATTGATCTTTTTTTGTGAATAATCCTGCGTAATGGATGGGTTTCCTTTTGAATTGGTTACTGAAAATAGGTTCGGCACTTTAAGGGAAGCCGCACTGGCACTAAGTGAAGAATTTTCCCAGGCCATCAGGTTTCCTCCCACCATAATGGAGCCGCCTAGTTTACCAAATAAATTGTCTTTTTTGGCAGTAAACATAGTGCTGAAATTGGTTTGGCGATAAGTTTGCTTTCCCAATCCATAGCTTCCTGTAACATTACCCGGGCTGCCCGCGTATAACTTGCTTTCTGTATTAGTGGTATACATATCAGCACCACCGCTTACTTCAGCGCTTAACCAGTCTGTGAACTGGTGCTTTAATGTGCCATTCAACAAAAACCGGTTCCGGGTGTCGCTATTCAGGTTGTATTGTCTGCTCCAGTAAGGATTCATATTATTGCCGGGTTGATACCAGATCATATTGCCTGCAGAATCCACAGAATGCTTAAAGCTGGTAATATCCAAAGACCGGGGCAGATTATAGGCAATTGCAAAAGCATTGTTTACATTTTGCCCCACCAGCGGCCGGTTATCAGCGGTGGCATTAATAAACTGTACTTTAGTATCCAGCGTCCATTTTTCCTGTCTTCCAAATTTGGTAATGGCCCGTGTTGTGATGTTATTTCTCACCAGTTTGGATCCGGGTACAATGTCTTTATTATCCATCCGGTTATAAGAAGTATAAACGGATGTTCCTCCAAGTTGCTGTTGAAATGAAACATTCTGATTAGAAGCAATGCCTGTTTGAAAATAATTCTTAACGTTATTATAGGCCTGCATGGATCTGTTTACCCCTGCCCAATCCGTATATGACTGGCCCTCAATTTTCGGGCCCCAGCTTAAATCAGAGGTTGCATTAAACAATCCGTTGCTTCCCTGGCCATAAGCGCTTTGTATTTCCGGGTTGGTAAAGATACTGGAGAAACCAACAGATGAGGAAACCGTAATGCCCAGGCCCTGCTGTTTTTTACCGCTCTTCGTTGTAATCAGAATAACACCATTACCGCCTAATGATCCGTAAAGACCGGCAGCGGCTGGCCCTTTCAGTACAGAAATACTTTCAATATCATCTGCGTTTATATCACTCAACCCGTTACCCATATCCAGTGTAGGGTTCCAGAAATCATTGTTGCCGTTAACACGGCCTATAGCATTGCTCATCGGAATACCGTCAATAACGATCAAAGGCTGGGATAATCCTGTTAATGAATTATTTCCCCTTAATACGATTTGTGAGGATCCTCCAATCCCGTTTCCGGAGCGTACAACCTGTAAACCGGCTACCTTACCCGTCAGATCATTTACCAGGTTGGGCTCCCGCGCTTCCACCAATGCCTGTCCCTTCACTTCCTGCACGGCATACCCCAAAGATTTCCGTTCTCTTTTAATACCTAACGCCGTAACCACTACCTCTCCTTCTGTTTTTCCACCGGTTGTAGTAAGGGTAATATCTACAGTAGTATTTGTGCCCACTTTCATATCCTGGTTAGCATATCCGATAGAGGATACTTCCAGCACGGCATTATCAGTTGCCTGAATGCTGTAATGGCCGTTTTCATCAGTAGACACGGCCGTTACCGTTCCCTTAATGGTAATCGTAGCTCCGGGAACCGGCTTTCCGTCTGCGTCGGTAACAGTACCGGTGATCGTACGTTTTACCTGGGCAAACAGGCTCCCGCAACAGATCAGCATCGCAAGGAATACGAACAGAATTTGTTTCTTCATCATTTCTCTCTTTTTAAAAAGTTTAAACTATTGATACACTATCTGGTAGAGGTCTTGGTATGCGTGATTTTTCTTTGCCTTTCACAAGGCTCTCCAACACCAACGCCGCAGCTCCTATTAATTCTGCCCTGTACCCGATGTTGGAAACTTTTATAATGCTGCTGTTGGCCAAACGGGGAATACAATGTTCATTCACTGCCTGCAGCACCGGGGCCAGCCAAAGACGTCCCACCTGTGAACCGCGGCCGCTTAAAATAAC
This window encodes:
- a CDS encoding DUF5995 family protein, producing MEKSISLVAATITDVVSLLDQIIANCILKASRTGYFAALYRKMTIGVQEGIGNGVFDDGSRMETLDVVFANRYLAAYNQFTNGEMPCKCWKTAFEAAVSDDLIVLQHLLLGMNAHINLDLAIAAAQISTPETIGSLYNDYLKINTIIAGFFKSVQSDLSKIAFPMRFIELVDPEQTNAVLNFSISKAREAAWANALLFCEAGNANETPLINTCDNVVDSVAQKILQPGAAASVLTNLVLRTEQKDVAQNIAFLNQD
- a CDS encoding Na+/H+ antiporter → MIENSLLLILAMLFVITMLTMLSSKLRIPYPIFLVIAGLAISLLPGMPRIRINPELIFLIFLPPILFSAAWQIPWADFWGMRSSVATLGFGLVFFTALLIAYLSHVLIPGFDLALGFVLGGIISPPDAVAATSVLNKLKVPKSVVHLLEGESLVNDASSLIVFHFALAAVLTHTFSFWDATRSFFLVSCMGIVIGLAIAFIVSIIHKYFPTTPVIDAALTLVAPYVMYLAAENLHFSGVLAVVVGGLFLSYHAHDTLTYASRLNLAGIWNTIGFLLNGFIFVLIGLQMPYIISNFTHNTVKEALYYGLIISAAVIVIRIVWVYTITYLREKLTPKNTSHYYIPTAKEKFLIAWCGMRGVVSLAAALSIPFYLTGKTEFPYRNLILFITFVVILITLVVQGLTITPIIRLLKIEDSNSAIRRKEEEQLKLQLAQACLQYIDSNYAHELKENEPFRILRNRYSRMIEVAQSKLHGQTDGAGATAEDKKQERFQYLLLELVDIRRGELVSYRINGDFDEELIKEKEYELDLEEARLRSNTL
- a CDS encoding asparaginase domain-containing protein, whose amino-acid sequence is MAIRIFITGGTFDKEYNMLNGELYFKDTHLHELLEKGRNTVPVEIRTLMMVDSLEMTEEDRELIAYQCEQSEEDQIVITHGTDTMSVTAQLIAQRVKNKTIVLTGAMIPIKFGSSDGLFNLGSAIAFVQSLPHGVYVAMNGRYFPANHVRKNRETGIFEAV
- a CDS encoding alkaline phosphatase family protein codes for the protein MIRVFSTLAGLLLMAVVYAQPSRVEYVVLIGCGGFGAYALPNAGMPRLKTLMQEGAWSLKARSVLPSSSAVNWASLLMGAGPTVHGYTGTVPFPKYLPQIPAGMGYSPLFSAF
- a CDS encoding alkaline phosphatase; this encodes MEKAVTTIRVAGNDNDDFCADTAATVIRSKKPVLTFIHLDQPDGVGHAIGHRTPEYYAELKRVDTRIGKIADAVKDAGIAAETIIIVTADHGGKGKGHGGKSLDEVQIP
- a CDS encoding SusD/RagB family nutrient-binding outer membrane lipoprotein produces the protein MKQIIKKTAILTTVTLLAASCKKFEEINTNPVAANTDQVQVEYFIDYSIVHAQQNPDVSERGFILYWQAAGHQIGDADGATFSQAGYNDGWLTNYYNNQSSALNYANSAIDVANQQLDNNTGKLYTSNLLQIARIWRAYLLSEMSDSFGPMPIEGFQGVNPDFKDVKSVYYYMLDELKDASSKLDITVEVPSDVKANDPVYAFDFSKWQAYANSLRLRLSMRLSEVDPAKAKAEFEDAAKGALLTDNTQIFQVQEKSGWDDLSGVYTRCWYLLPEGVTFDNLVKNLGGIKSEDQLPNIVTDATKRAQAIANIKPANYVGQYYPVQLTTKTNNPTSAYWLDGLPYTIDPRAYQIFYMPGNSSDASFPSGTCGAVDAGTVDTLKDLSGKKVKGMDAKFTWNPIPDGNWGAKGGVVNAINPFVSIGNSNGKVPSLKNQFRTQNAKRVFFAPWETYFLLAEGAVRGWSTPVDGKTAYEKGISSSFEYWGVSSYLSAYLTSTDYNRAGTSVSWSHTAEPGGSRTMNYVDGISGTAGTVNINYPVNSLYKGGAVRNDQLTKIITQKFIAQTPWLPLETWSDHRRLGLPFFENVVLESPITTLPDLTASNYTTSSIKFFPQRMKYPSSLQNSNINGYNQAVTALGGADAVLTPLWWAQQK
- a CDS encoding SusC/RagA family TonB-linked outer membrane protein, yielding MMKKQILFVFLAMLICCGSLFAQVKRTITGTVTDADGKPVPGATITIKGTVTAVSTDENGHYSIQATDNAVLEVSSIGYANQDMKVGTNTTVDITLTTTGGKTEGEVVVTALGIKRERKSLGYAVQEVKGQALVEAREPNLVNDLTGKVAGLQVVRSGNGIGGSSQIVLRGNNSLTGLSQPLIVIDGIPMSNAIGRVNGNNDFWNPTLDMGNGLSDINADDIESISVLKGPAAAGLYGSLGGNGVILITTKSGKKQQGLGITVSSSVGFSSIFTNPEIQSAYGQGSNGLFNATSDLSWGPKIEGQSYTDWAGVNRSMQAYNNVKNYFQTGIASNQNVSFQQQLGGTSVYTSYNRMDNKDIVPGSKLVRNNITTRAITKFGRQEKWTLDTKVQFINATADNRPLVGQNVNNAFAIAYNLPRSLDITSFKHSVDSAGNMIWYQPGNNMNPYWSRQYNLNSDTRNRFLLNGTLKHQFTDWLSAEVSGGADMYTTNTESKLYAGSPGNVTGSYGLGKQTYRQTNFSTMFTAKKDNLFGKLGGSIMVGGNLMAWENSSLSASAASLKVPNLFSVTNSKGNPSITQDYSQKKINSAYGSVELNYDGYLFLNGTFRNDWSSTLSKLNRSFFYPSVGLSYVITDMITRNGGALPGWLSFAKLRGTYAQAGSDLDPYQLYNTYFIGNDPNSNTIAWRNTTLFNDSVKAQLMKSLEAGLEMRFFQSRFGIDLSFYKTNTTNQLIDLPMDPLSGYNYRKINAGNVQNAGVELIADAKILTHQNSLNWNISVNYSHNNNVVKSIYPGVPKYQLPGGSFDDIQILAVEGQKYGEIYGTQFARVTDNTSSSYGQLLLSSEGLPQVANDGDRVRLGNQQASGLLGVTNSFAYKNFGLSFQVDARFGGKIFSGTLAAMERSGTAGMTVVNGSRDSVIVNGVILNKTTNEYEPNTKKVSAQQYWGAMAGEGNIGITEANLYDASNIRIRNIQLSYNFPKKMLSGSFIQRAAVSVSCNNVWLISSHMHGIDPESVYATGTPAVGFENGSAPTSRTFFINFTLGF
- a CDS encoding ROK family protein — its product is MIKLLTAAGYDIGRGVSILIHLFNPDMVILSGRGSQVGRLWLAPVLQAVNEHCIPRLANSSIIKVSNIGYRAELIGAAALVLESLVKGKEKSRIPRPLPDSVSIV